The sequence ttaataaagcattttcGGACATATCgttatgttgtgtttgtgaGGAAGGGACTACTTTCGCGGTGGTATATACTGTGGAGTTGTCAAGCGGTGCTCCGGTCAGTCATATGACCATCTGAACTCACTTCCGGTATCCAAAGTGACGCAGAGGCGTTATAAAAGCAAATATGCACgctgtcattcattcatttatgaattaataaataaacacataaatatttatattcatcGCGTAACGTTAGTAAACTGTTCTCtttgctaaaaaaaatatatatttaaaacggctcattttgttttttaatacaaaCACAGACCATTATTACACTGCAAAAACATATAATCGTTTTTGTCTTGTTGTCCAGTAAAATTTTTGAATTTCCTCAAACATTTTAATcaagtttatgcttaaaacaagaaaaaaatggaagtcgagatgttttttttttttttctcacctgggctgggctgggcttgcttgcatttttaataacaaaaaaagttcaatttttgtcaaatgtaaaggccctttcacacaaaaagcctcagactgaaggaaatgcaaattcatgcctgtacagtagagaaCAGCTCATACCAACCTTTCAGCTTTACGCCagctaaacaaaaataaataaataaataaatgaaacgCAATGTTGAAAGTCAATTTTTCTTATTAggatggttgaattagatcatcgaatgtcagcagcaaagacattggttcacaaagtgagattaaatgtataaagtatatttgtattattaaaatttatttatagcATGTTTGTGCAATATTCCGtttacatttattgttttttaatcaattttgaggaatactgttTCTGTGCAAGTGTGatgattaaattaaaaaacataattacttatttgaaaaagcgatattttgttgtaaatttaatttactttactagttaattgaaaaagtaatctgattacgtaactcgcgttacttgtaatgcgttacccccaacacacacacacacacacacatatatatatatatatatatatagagagagagagagagagagagagagagagaaacactcACTATtgggcaaaataaataaattaggcCAAtccaggttaaaaaaaaaaaaaaaaaaaactatagtaatttatagtaaatactatagtgtttttgaaccatactatagtaaagtatttgaattaatttgttgtggtaattctatagttgccgtggtaatataacaaccatagtaatataaacaaattactttacccaatactgtaaGTTATACAATacgttttctacaactatagtgtatattatactacaatatacactacagtttgctgtagtaaaaactaaagtatactacagtatttattacagttgatCAGTTTACTATAATATTACAGTATATGTTGTAGCagtcattaacaaagtgttgtaaatactataatatatacagtatactcaattttatttactataaatttctatggtattttttcacctgggaaacTACACACTAAGCTTTTAATTCTCTTAACCACAAATTATTGGTCAGGAAATTAACCACAATTCCAAATTCACTATTTAAAAAGCCATTGCCGTctcagaaaaaaacatcaaaaacagaATAGAACAGTTTTTGGAAGAATATGAGAAGTTTGATTCAGTTGAgtggagtgatgaatcacaaTGAAACACGAACTGCATGGTGATGCTCCAGAGCGGTGTCTTTGAAAATCTGGTGAGAAATCTAATAATAAACGCATCTTTACCAGTGAAGCATGGAGGAAGACGTGTCATTGTGTGGGGAGCTTTTTACCTGCTGGTATTGGTGAGCTACTTCACTGTGAAAAGCCATTTAATGCTTTGGAGAATATTGCAGAATGTTTTGCTTCCCACAACTGAAAAGTTATCTAAAGAGGATTGAtcagatgttatttttccaaTAAGACAATACTATCCTGCCCAAATTGCAAAGACAGCCAAGAAGTGGCTTGAGAACAAGTCCATCAGGATCATGCTTTGGCCTGGTCAGAGTCCAGATTTGAACCCTATACTGAATATTTGCTCTCACATTAAACTCAAATGAACTGGGAGACATTTTTTAACTACTCATGAAACTGTTTGAAGCCATCAGCATTGAGTGGAACAACACTGACTCTTCTTCCTGTAAAAAGCTGTCTAAATGTTTAAGTTGTGTGGGTAAACTTGCAAAGAAAACAAAGGGGAATCTTTTTTTGTAGCAAAAGGTAGAAAACATTTGCTGCCTACTTATAAAATTTTGCAGAGGGAACTATTAACACAGTAAAAGAAAACTAAACCCAGAGTATAAGATAGTGACACGTTTTTATTAGTAACGTGCACAGGTCTATGGACTTGTGTCCCAGGAAGCTGCCTTGAGACTTAACAAGTGTTGGATTGATGAGAATAGAACTGACATTATCTGACAGGTGCACAGAGAAACCAACAAGGCCTTGAGTAAAAAAAGGTGTCTGTTGCTCAGTCAGCTCTTCAATACAATGAAGTACAAGTTTTATAAATTCAAGTCTTGCCATTAttacattttcaggaaaaaaaaaaaaaaaaaaaaatatcgtaAAAAGGCGCCCAAGTGGTAAGATTTCATAATCAACCACATACATTCTGTAGAGAAGAATTAGAGCAGAAAGGCTTAAAATCTGTCGTTTAGCTTCTTCAAAGCTCATATTCTATTACATCCTCCCTGATAATCATGATAAATTCATTTACTGCCAAAATAAAACAGGATGAGAATTGATCAGAAGAATAAAACTTAAGAATTTGCGGCAGAATATTGAGAATATTATCTTCCACATTCTGAATTTGGACAGGTCTACCATACAGAAGTCGTTAAAACCCATGTTTTCCAAGACAGTACCTCAAAAATAGCATATACAACTCTACAACAATAACCCTGAAATCTACTGGTCTGTCATCAATAGTTTATCCAGTGAACTCTATTAGATGTGCAGGGTATCGGTGGCTTTTTTCAGCCAGTCCGTTTAGCAGATCTCCGTTTGCGCCACCTTTAGCAGTGAGGTATGACGTCCCAAGCTGAGATTGAAGACGCAAGTCATGAAAAGGTCTGTTTTATCTTGCCTCAGTATCCAGCCACTCCATAtcttcaaataattaaaaagaaaaacagcagaTGTCCTCATACACACATAGCACAAACATAACTCAGCATAGGTAGAACTGTAAGGCAGAGACTCCATTCtgaagaagggaaaaaaaaacctaGGCAAAAAGCTTCCTGAAACATCCTAAAGTTTGCCTTGTCCATCCCCTTTGAGTTCAGGATTGACTCTCCTCCTGACAGACCTTATGTAAGGCTGTTTTTTGGAAGGCGATGGAGTCAAGAGTCAGGGGAGAATGAAGGCAGATGTCAGACAGGGAAGCAGTTGGACAAAACGAAACCAAAAAAAGAACGGACTTGAAGAAAGCCCTCGGTCGGATGATCACCAGAGTCGATGCTGGTGGAGATTTCTACTCAGGACGGACCGTACATCTGCGGTGAACCTGAAGAGGGAACACATATTGAGGGAGTTATTAAGCAGCAATAAAGCTAATCTTGTTTACTCTTCACTTCCGTTCTCACACGCATTACTTCATTACACATcgctttttaaaatattagtaaaCAATTCACACATGAAGAACAGTGCTATaatggcgcttttccactgcatggtacggCTCAGTACAGCTCGCTTTGGcccttttccactgcatggtacagCTCGGTACGACTCGTTTTGGTGCTGGTACGGCTGGCTTTgacgcttttccactgcatggtacggCTCAGTACGGCTCACTTTGGcccttttccactgcatggtacggCTCAGTACAGCTCGCTTTGGcccttttccactgcatggtacagCTCGCTTTCGcccttttccactgcatggtacagCTCTGTACGACTCGTTTTGGTGCTGGTACGGCTGGCTTTgacgcttttccactgcatggtacggCTCAGTACGGCTCGCTTTGGcccttttccactgcatggtacggCTCAGTACAGCTCGCTTTGGcccttttccactgcatggtacagCTCAGTACAGCTCGCTTTGGcccttttccactgcatggtacagCTCGGTACGACTCGTTTTGGTGCTGGTACGGCTGGCTTTgacgcttttccactgcatggtacggCTCAGTACGGCTCGCTTTGGcccttttccactgcatggtacggCTCAGTACAGCTCGCTTTCCCTTTTCCACTGCCCTTACAGCTTcccttttccactgcatggtacagCTCGGTACGACTCGTTTTGGTGCTGGTACGGCTGGCTTTgacgcttttccactgcatggtacggCTCAGTACGGCTCGCTTTGGcccttttccactgcatggtacggCTCAGTACAGCTCGCTTTGGcccttttccactgcatggtacagCTCAGTACAGCTCGCTTTCGcccttttccactgcatggtacagCTCGGTACGACTCGTTTTGGTGCTGGTACGGCTGGCTTTgacgcttttccactgcatggtacggCTCAGTACGGCTCGCTTTGGcccttttccactgcatggtacggCTCAGTACAGCTCGCTTTGGcccttttccactgcatggtacagCTCGGTACGACTCGTTTTGGTGCTGGTACGGCTGGCTTTGACGCTTTTCCACTGCACGGTACGGCTCAGTACGCCTTGCATTTGTGTTGGTACGGCTCACTTTGGCGCTAATGCACTGCATGGTACTGCTCACTCTGACGCTGGCTTTGGCACACGGCTCGCTTTGGtccttttccactgcatggtacggCTCGGTATAGCTTGCTttggtgcttttccactgcattgTACTGCTCACTTTGGTGCTGGTACGGCTCACTCTGGCACTGGTACAGCTCATtttggcgcttttccactgcattgTACTGCTCACTTTGGTGCTGGTACGGCTCACTCTGGCACTGGTACAGCTCATtttggcgcttttccactgcaagGTACGGCTCGGTTCGCCTCACTTTTGTGCTGGTACGGCTCGCTTTGGCACTTTTCCACTGCATTGTACTGCTCACTTTGGTGCTGGTACGGCTGGCTttggtgcttttccactgctCGGTATGGATAGCTTTGGTGCTGGTACAGCTCACTCTGGCACTGGTATGGCTCGCTTcggcgcttttccactgcatggtacggTTCAGGTACGACCTGCTTTGGCACGATTCCACTACATGGTACGGCTCGGTTTGGCTTGTAGCAATACTAAAATGGTActaactgcagtggaaaagcaaaccgaTCCAAAGCGAGCTGAGCCTTGTTGCACCATGCCGAGTCGTACCACGCAGTGGAAAAGCGAAACGAGCCGTACCGATAATAAAATGTGATGTGTAAAGACTGCAGgtcactgattggtcagaaagAATCGTCACTACAAGCTTCATTGGCAGTAGAGGCGGCGCACTATAACGATCAGTTtataatcccacccactttgaagcgATActaactgcagtggaaaagcaaactGAGCCAAAGAGAGCCGAGCCGTGTCATACcacgcagtggaaaagcgccataAAAGTTTAAGCATACACATCATTGTTTCATATTTTAGTTACTTTTGAGATCCTTACCTTAGTGCATCCAGCATGGGCAACAGGTTAAGAAGTGCTGTGTCACTGGGGTCACTAAACCATGACTTTATAGGTATTGCATTATCTATGGGTCAGACAAAGAAACGTAGAAAACAATTACACATTCAAACCAAACACGTTCTTGGTTATGAGCAACGTTTTCTCAGTTGACTACTTTGATTGAAGAAAAATGGGCTTTCCATCAAACTTGGCTGCCAATGCGCTAGAAAGGTGAAACAATTTCTGAAATCGGTGCTACCTGACTagagaaaacaaataaaaaacggCTGTTGTCTTCCATTTTAACAAATAGGTAGGAAAACTTTAACACtcataatgcactgggcatgcTGCCATCCAAAGCCACTCCCAGTCTGCTATTGGATAGGCTTGACCTGAGACAAATACTGCTtgagtaggaaatacttcttagcaaacttttaatCACAACAGTGGTGATTTTGGTGCAAGATTGTTCCTGGGAGCAAGAATGCAAAGAATAGGGTATATGTCAAATGTCACATGACCAAACGGGAACCCTGGTCTCATCGAATCCGCTTATCAGAGAAAGTGTTAACAGCAGTATGAATTGACATTGATATCTATGGACTTTTAAGGTAATCAGCTAACCTACCTAGTTCTTTTTGTTGCCGctttattctattttaatatttttatgttcatgagaagaagaaaaatgcattttattttttagaaattaaTCGGCATATGCTAGGGACATCGGTAATGCTCATCTTTGCTCGCTCCTTTAAAGTTATCGAGTAAAACTGCTCATTATTTAACAAAGCACATGCAAAAGACCTGAAATGCAAGCGATGCGATCTGATTTACAGAACATGGAAGTTAAGTTGCGCATACACCCTATCAACTTTTAGTGGGAGTAGGTTATTTTCGGTTTCCAGTGAAGGAACCAGAGCATTGTAGGCagtggctaaaggctgcaaagtaataataaatatagagaAAATACTGTGATGGAAAATCTTAAAAACCTCTGTTTgtagtcaacatttcaaacCGAATGGCTATGAATACAGTGTTTTAGATGAAacagaaagggaaaaaaaagaaagaaactgcCGTTTTGTCAGTTAATTTGGAAGAGGAGAACAGGGAGCACCTTCTACCAAATCTCCCAAAACAAAATGCCGTACAGGTAAGGTGGCTGCTGCATTGTATTTTTTACTAATAATGCTGTTTAAAGAGTATATATAGTATGATATAATTTTCAGTGATAcacctacccttacaataacTGTTTTGTTAATAACCCTCTGACGATCAGACTGTCCGTGGGAGTGGATATAAAAATGTGGAAGTACAATCTGTAGTTTTCACAAAAGTCCTGGAGCTGTCAAAAagacttttgctgacaaataaacagGAATCCTCGGTCCAGGTAACAGAGAAAaagtaaacattgttcatttatatATACTACTGACACTTTACCAATACAAAGTGGTTTGAAAATTGGCAAACTTACATATTAATCTAAACCTATTTGTGACTAAATGTGTGGATTCATTTATCGCTGCTTTGCCAGTTTTCTGAGCTGAAAGATTTCCTCACACAGATTTCGCAACAGGTTCAAGTTGGTCACATGGATTTCGCTGCACTGACCAACAGAATTCTGCTTGGTCTGAAAGTGACTAAATACATTGCTACACTATGACAATGGACTTCTTTTGTCAGTAAAATGTGTATTATTCAAGACCAAGCTATTCATTTATTGATCAGGTCTTTCTAAACTGTTACCCTGAAATGATGTTTGGTGATGGTATTGACTGACTGCTGTTTTTCTATTTAGTCATTTAATTTGCATCCTAAAGTTCAGATGTTCTTTTATATGCATGTATGATCAATTTCAACTTCAAAAATCTACTTCCATAATGTGATGcatttcaaagtaaaaaaaaaaaatatatatcttttaaaaaaaatttttttcgaAAGATTCATCAGATATTGTTTGGATTCTAGAAGTTTTCtgtatataatatgatatattaaATCCTATATTTTACTTACGGCATACATTACTGTGATGCTGAACATGCTAAACATGGTGAAATGGCCTAAAGTACACAACCACAGACATCATGCAGAGAGACCAGCTGGGCAACTGCTCGCACACAAGTTAATCCTGCAAAGGAAGCAGCACAAACTACAGCGCGTTGCTGAAATCACGTTATAGTCTTACCTGGATGACTGCGATATGCCCCTGGCGAGTTGTCAAGAATGACTACACTTGATAAGTCATCATGTACAACGGACAGGTCTTTAATATAACTACCTGAATCCAGTGTACAGTGCTGCACAAGATAAAGAAACGGAAAGTATTGTTGAAATACATCCTTGACTAATTTCTGCCTTTTCCTTATTTCTCATAGGAAAGATTAAAGGACAATGAAATGTACAGAGTTTGAGTGGTTACCTGTCTGTAGTATCTTCTTTTCAGGATTCCCTTGTTGTTATCCAGCTTATCAGCTACCGCAGAGCCATAGATCTCCATACTAGCAGTGAACACTACTAACTCATACCACTGACTGACCACCTCTAAGAAGAAGTCGACATGCGGCCTTTTATGTACAAAGAATCTGACTGGGTGTTTGTCTATTACCACCTGAAAAAAATGACAGCTTACGTGAGAAAATTAAACAAGACATTTGGAGTTTTCAACTAAGGATGAAGTAACAGTGATGCATGATTAATCGAAAGGgttttatgaaataataataataataataataatcagggCTGTAAAGTGCAACATACATGTCACATGTTATGAAAAATTGGTCTGTGCAATGCATAAATTTCCCACAGTGGCATGGGATTGACAGTTTTGCATGTGTGAGAGACCCGTGACGTGAGAGATTGTTGTGtgcaaactttttttccccacacaTATGCGCATCTGCTTTCATAGTGATGAAACGAGAGCCACTTCATGCATATCACGTTTTGTAAATATATTCGCGCAACGAAGAAGCTACTGCTTAAAGTTTGACACATTATAGTGATAAAGAAACATGCATAAATGAGAAACAGCACAGACCATATTAAATCGCAAtaagatgcaaaaaaaataactcaaaaCGGGACTCGTGcaatgactcaagcaatgacTCAAGCCTTGTTTTTTGACTTTCGCCTAACACCTCTGACTTACACCTCAGATGTGTTTATAgtttacacacacactgttactattttctaaaatattagGTGGgtgtttggagaaaaaaaaaaacctaaaccaACAGAAAGTATTGGTGAGATGTAACTTGGCAATGTCAGATCATATTTGTCAAgtttcaaatcttttttttgtttttactgaaaatgttctagaagatttaaaaattattttggaaggtgtatttcatgtcttttttttattttaaagatttaaaagaaaataatggaATAAAGATACTATGCacactgtgcaaaagtcttaggccatcaccagctttgttgttttatcaatgttttaatgaccatccatgtttattttttgatcTTTATTACCATACAAACAAAATACAGGAAATCTGTAcacaaaatgtatatatatatataaaaaatctgaacaaaatggcttctttaagcaaaaatcagtatttaatgtgacctcctggacttcttccagattttcaaagtagaaaaTCTGAGAAGCTTCAtcatattttgaaagttttctagGTCTTCTAGTTCTTTTCCATCCCATTTAGGTTTAAGAGAGCCGGTTCCTGCTATTACTCAAGTGTAAGGGGAGGTCACGAATGAATTGCCACTTTAGCCTATAGAagcagttttttgttgttgttgttgttgttgttgtttttttttaataatgcataCAAATATCCTGTATTTTCTGGTCATATTCTGATAAAGAGATGTCATCataccattgctaaaacaacatctaatggtggCTGAAGACTTTTAAACAGTACTCTGtacaaaagcctctaagtgccatctgaaattttcctctaaaatgagcatttttatcaagcttgtatgtttatgttcagttatttcactttaatggtaataaaaaggacctattaatttccattaaagtgaaaatactgaacctaaacatatgagcttgataaaaaaatgctccttttagaagaaaatttcagatggcacttagaggcttttgcatctgaagtcttcatatatttGTCACATCGCAGTTATTGATGTGATTGATAACATAATTAGCACACATATATAGCATGCATCATGAACTGCATTATTTATGGTTGTTTTCAGAGATGTTAACAGGCGTTTTATACTTGTGCTATAATAGTCTGGCCTGTGCTaccaaaaaaaagtgttaatgtACAGCCCTgataataatagttattattatttaaatatgtaatatcaatattttatcattttaataatattatatatatttttactttaataattgtaatatataaaacaattattattattatgtatgtaATAtcgtattttattatttaagcaGCTGCTAGCTAATGAATTATTTTAGAGCCAAGCATAACTAGAAAAACATAACTGTAAATAGAAATTTCCATGAATTTCCCTGGTCTGGAATCACAATCCCTGATATTTCTAGGTTTTCAATGAGAATGGGAACCTCGGTCTATAGATTTATAGTGCAAATTTAATGTACTCCGTAACAAAAATATTTCATCTTACTTTGAGGATGAAGTCTGGCGGTGTACCAGGCCGTACTGTAGGTCTGAGGACACCATCGTGATGCGAATGGATCAATGTCTCGTCAAGATCTAAAACTAGGATCTTTCGCTTCACGGTGTCTGaacataaatacaaacacaaactGACAGGTTAGTCAATGaaatcacaaatgaaaaaaacttcacacaaacacaagacTGTGAATTCAGCTGTCTCAATGACAACTAACACTCAGATTGTGAATGTTAAATCTCACCAGCGGCTTTCTACTACTTTTAACTTGAGGAGAAGAAAAGATATACTCACTGAGTCTGTTTCTGGAAATGGGTGACAATGGTAAAATGTCATATCGCACTGTTTGATACTGGATTATCTAGAACAGGAAGACGACAAAACAGGAAACAGCCACCTCAGTACAGCACAGGGCATGAAACGTACAATGCAGCAGAAGGCATTATGTGCACACcttttacagtttatttagCATGCTATAATGGTTTTCatgtaacatttacattttattaatacataacttttcagaACTTACTGGTCTTTAATGACAAGTGAATAAAGGACATTTAAACATCACATGAAAgcacaataaaaaaagattttaaaaatttaGATGATCcagaatttaaataaaaaaataaaacaatgtacagtaaatctatctatctacatagtgcactttttctttttttttcaaaatttgtttttttggtgaacGTGACTGAACTATGACTTGCTAATGTTGTGTACttaatttttgttattaatataatattcattttttttatataaatgtatgtttatatttattatattttaaaaagtaatatttaatatagtaTGACTATTAAATTTGCCATTAGGGGGTTTCTGCTCTCCAGATTCAAGATTGGcatcaaacaaaaataaaaataataacaaaataaatagataataaatcatcatattcatGAAATATAATCATAATCAAGATCGGGTGATCACGTGACCGTGAGAACCCTAAATtagggtcattgacaaataaagcttcaaaaaaaggttttcaattgttaaataaaattttagagTGTTTAAATGTCAGGCGGTACAACCAAATAGTTGTATGTATTTACAATGtagttgtaccacctgacatggAAAGTGTACCAACCTACCCATACTTGAAATTAGCAGTTTGTCGTTCCACACCGgtaagaccttagttcatcttcagaaccaaaattaagatatttttgataaaatccaatggctcagtaaggcctgcattgacagtaagataattaacactttcaatacccagaaaggtactaaagacatatttaaaacagttcatgtgactacagtggttcaaccttaatgttatgaagggacaagaatactttttgtgcgccaaacaaaacaaaacaaaataacgactttgttcaacaatatctagtgatgggtgatttcaaaacactgcttcatgaagctttacgaatca is a genomic window of Megalobrama amblycephala isolate DHTTF-2021 linkage group LG3, ASM1881202v1, whole genome shotgun sequence containing:
- the ctdnep1b gene encoding CTD nuclear envelope phosphatase 1B isoform X1, translated to MVDMLKTRQCLLGVRTFLGVTSRLWSFFLYILRKHIRTIIQYQTVRYDILPLSPISRNRLNTVKRKILVLDLDETLIHSHHDGVLRPTVRPGTPPDFILKVVIDKHPVRFFVHKRPHVDFFLEVVSQWYELVVFTASMEIYGSAVADKLDNNKGILKRRYYRQHCTLDSGSYIKDLSVVHDDLSSVVILDNSPGAYRSHPDNAIPIKSWFSDPSDTALLNLLPMLDALRFTADVRSVLSRNLHQHRLW
- the ctdnep1b gene encoding CTD nuclear envelope phosphatase 1B isoform X2 yields the protein MVDMLKTRQCLLGVRTFLGVTSRLWSFFLYILRKHIRTIIQYQTVRYDILPLSPISRNRLNTVKRKILVLDLDETLIHSHHDGVLRPTVRPGTPPDFILKVVIDKHPVRFFVHKRPHVDFFLEVVSQWYELVVFTASMEIYGSAVADKLDNNKGILKRRYYRQHCTLDSDNAIPIKSWFSDPSDTALLNLLPMLDALRFTADVRSVLSRNLHQHRLW